The Thiohalophilus sp. genome has a window encoding:
- the tkt gene encoding transketolase: MASRKDLANAIRALSMDAVQKANSGHPGAPMGMADIAEVLWNDFLKHNPGNPNWFDRDRFVLSNGHGSMLIYSLLHLTGYDLPMEELKNFRQLHSKTPGHPEYGYTAGVETTTGPLGQGISNAVGMALAERTLAGQFNRDGHHIVDHYTYAFLGDGCMMEGISHESCALAGTLGLGKLIAFWDDNGISIDGHVDNWFTDDTPKRFEAYGWHVIRDVDGHNADAVNKAVHEARSVNDKPTLVCTKTTIGFGAPNLCGSHDCHGAPLGDDEVKATRENIGWPHEPFVIPDEIYGGWDAKEKGQQAEAEWNKKFDAYKKDYPELAAEFERRMKGELPGNWEEVANSFIKECIEKADSPATRKASQGAITAFAKALPEFLGGSADLTPSNLTNWPDAKILTNTVADGNYLSYGVREFGMSAIINGITLHGGFKPFGGTFLMFSEYARNALRMAALMKIPSIFVYTHDSIGLGEDGPTHQAVEQTATLRLIPNMSLWRPCDSVETAIAWKAAVERNDGPTSLIFSRQGLPHQERSDEQVANIARGGYVLKDCDGTPDAIIIATGSEVALAMGAAEKLSGKKIRVVSMPSVNVFEAQDEAYRESVIPSAVTARVAVEAGVTDVWYKYVGLNGKVVGLNRFGESAPAGKLFEYFGFTVDNVAKAVEDVL; this comes from the coding sequence AAATTCCGGCCACCCGGGCGCGCCCATGGGCATGGCCGATATCGCGGAAGTCCTGTGGAACGACTTTCTGAAGCACAACCCGGGCAATCCGAACTGGTTCGATCGCGACCGCTTCGTGCTGTCCAACGGTCACGGTTCCATGTTGATCTATTCCCTGCTGCACCTGACCGGCTATGACCTGCCGATGGAAGAGCTGAAAAACTTCCGTCAGCTGCACTCCAAGACCCCGGGCCATCCCGAATACGGCTATACCGCCGGCGTGGAAACCACCACCGGGCCGCTGGGTCAGGGCATCTCCAATGCCGTGGGCATGGCGCTGGCCGAACGGACCCTGGCCGGGCAGTTCAACCGCGACGGTCACCACATTGTCGATCATTACACTTACGCGTTCCTGGGTGACGGCTGCATGATGGAAGGTATCTCCCACGAATCCTGCGCACTGGCCGGTACCCTGGGTCTGGGCAAGCTGATCGCCTTCTGGGATGACAACGGTATCTCCATCGACGGTCACGTTGATAACTGGTTTACCGACGACACGCCCAAGCGTTTCGAAGCCTATGGCTGGCACGTGATCCGCGATGTCGACGGTCATAATGCCGACGCTGTTAACAAGGCCGTACACGAGGCCAGGTCGGTCAACGACAAGCCGACCCTGGTCTGCACCAAGACCACCATCGGTTTCGGCGCCCCCAACCTGTGCGGCAGCCACGATTGCCACGGTGCGCCGCTGGGCGACGACGAAGTCAAGGCGACCCGCGAGAACATCGGCTGGCCGCACGAACCGTTTGTGATTCCCGATGAAATCTACGGCGGCTGGGATGCGAAAGAGAAGGGTCAGCAGGCCGAAGCGGAATGGAACAAGAAGTTCGATGCTTACAAGAAGGATTACCCGGAACTGGCCGCCGAATTCGAGCGCCGCATGAAGGGTGAGCTGCCCGGTAACTGGGAAGAGGTCGCCAACAGCTTCATCAAGGAATGCATCGAAAAAGCCGACTCGCCGGCGACCCGCAAGGCCTCCCAGGGTGCGATCACCGCTTTTGCCAAGGCCCTGCCGGAATTTCTCGGCGGCTCGGCCGACCTGACGCCGTCCAACCTGACCAACTGGCCGGACGCGAAAATCCTCACCAACACCGTGGCTGACGGCAATTATCTGTCTTACGGGGTTCGTGAGTTCGGGATGTCCGCCATCATTAACGGGATCACTCTGCACGGCGGGTTCAAGCCGTTCGGTGGTACCTTCCTGATGTTCTCCGAATATGCGCGTAATGCCCTGCGCATGGCCGCGCTGATGAAGATCCCGAGCATCTTTGTCTATACCCATGACTCCATCGGCCTGGGCGAAGACGGCCCGACCCATCAGGCTGTCGAACAGACCGCAACCCTGCGGCTGATTCCCAACATGTCCCTGTGGCGTCCCTGTGACAGCGTGGAAACCGCCATTGCCTGGAAGGCCGCGGTCGAACGCAACGATGGCCCGACCTCGCTGATCTTCAGCCGTCAGGGTCTGCCGCATCAGGAACGTTCCGACGAACAGGTGGCCAACATCGCCCGCGGCGGTTACGTGCTCAAGGACTGCGACGGTACCCCGGACGCCATCATCATCGCCACCGGCTCCGAAGTCGCGCTGGCCATGGGAGCGGCGGAGAAGCTGTCCGGCAAGAAGATCCGCGTGGTCTCCATGCCGTCGGTCAACGTGTTCGAAGCCCAGGACGAAGCGTATCGCGAGTCCGTGATTCCGTCCGCCGTGACGGCCCGTGTGGCGGTCGAAGCCGGGGTGACCGACGTCTGGTACAAGTACGTGGGTCTCAATGGCAAGGTCGTGGGTCTGAACCGCTTCGGCGAATCGGCACCGGCCGGCAAGCTGTTTGAATACTTCGGTTTCACTGTCGACAACGTGGCCAAGGCCGTTGAAGACGTCCTGTAA
- the gap gene encoding type I glyceraldehyde-3-phosphate dehydrogenase, whose translation MAIKIGINGFGRIGRMVFRAVAKEFDNIEVVGINDLLDPDYLSYMLRYDSVHGRFQGDVKVDGNNLIVDGKKIRLTAEKDPAALKWGDVGADIVVESTGLFLTEEACQKHIDAGAKKVVMSAPSKDGAPMFVYGVNHEDYAGQAITSAASCTTNALAPVAKVLHDNWGIKRGLMTTVHAATATQKTVDGPSMKDWRGGRGILENIIPSATGAAKAVGVVMPELNGKLTGMAFRVPTSDVSVVDLTVELEKGARYDDICKAMKAASESGDISKTLAYTDEKVVSTDFRGIGHSSIFDAEAGIALDDTFVKVVAWYDNEYGYTCNMLRFLEHAAK comes from the coding sequence ATGGCAATTAAAATCGGGATTAACGGTTTCGGCCGTATCGGACGTATGGTGTTTCGCGCCGTCGCCAAAGAGTTCGACAACATCGAAGTTGTCGGCATTAACGATCTGCTGGATCCGGACTACCTGTCCTACATGCTGCGTTACGACTCGGTACACGGTCGTTTCCAGGGTGATGTCAAGGTCGATGGCAATAACCTGATCGTCGACGGCAAGAAGATCCGCCTGACCGCCGAAAAGGATCCGGCCGCCCTGAAATGGGGTGACGTCGGTGCCGATATCGTGGTCGAATCCACCGGTCTGTTCCTGACCGAGGAAGCCTGCCAGAAGCACATCGACGCCGGCGCCAAGAAGGTGGTGATGTCCGCGCCTTCCAAGGACGGTGCACCGATGTTCGTTTACGGTGTCAACCATGAAGACTATGCCGGTCAGGCGATTACTTCTGCCGCCTCCTGCACCACCAACGCCCTGGCGCCGGTGGCCAAGGTGCTGCATGACAACTGGGGCATCAAGCGCGGCCTGATGACCACCGTGCATGCCGCCACCGCCACCCAGAAAACCGTTGACGGTCCGTCCATGAAAGACTGGCGTGGCGGTCGTGGTATCCTGGAGAACATCATCCCCTCCGCGACCGGCGCGGCCAAAGCCGTGGGCGTGGTCATGCCGGAACTCAACGGCAAGCTGACCGGGATGGCCTTCCGGGTGCCGACCTCCGACGTGTCCGTGGTTGACCTGACCGTCGAGCTGGAAAAAGGCGCCAGGTACGATGACATCTGCAAGGCGATGAAGGCCGCTTCCGAATCCGGTGACATCAGCAAGACCCTGGCCTACACCGACGAAAAAGTGGTTTCCACCGACTTCCGCGGTATCGGTCATTCCTCCATCTTCGATGCCGAAGCCGGTATCGCGCTGGATGATACCTTCGTCAAGGTCGTCGCCTGGTACGACAACGAGTACGGCTACACCTGCAACATGCTGCGTTTCCTCGAACATGCAGCTAAATAA